One Spinacia oleracea cultivar Varoflay chromosome 4, BTI_SOV_V1, whole genome shotgun sequence DNA segment encodes these proteins:
- the LOC130471435 gene encoding uncharacterized protein yields MNTTEKLEEGYSTQRPPMFSGKYYSYWRNKMEIFIKAENYQVWRVIEVGDFQVTKLNTSGETVPKLIAEFDKADYEKLELNAMPVKILHCGLGPNEHNRVMGCKNAKQIWDLLQVTHEGTNEVKRSKIDLLMHQYELFTMKPSETIQDMITRFTNIINELNSLGKIITPEEQVRKVLRSLPQDPWMAKVTALQETKEFIKFNLEQLAGSLLTHELQLNARPSENNKNRALALKTENDENSEEDEETALFAKRFRRMFRNYKDGDHRGKPNRKFSKTDTGCHKCGNLEHRIRECPLWDQERGKGKETTKDRFKDNRNSFSKTEVRKAMIAAWGDTSSDEEQEQPNEETAHLCLVAEHEEDGSDSESEKFQASLAQIKNKLEYLSKLELFDLLSCLTSDYEDLLKEKLDSDKEHQTTIKELTNELEWTKNTNIDIDNRFFNLFDQNLHIKEICEALRSENTWLKQELIDLEVAKTKILYKGELERTQLELVKIHQEKTNLEDELARKTRHRIEGTPKWIEEARTKRTEGLGFNYKKRHPRKTRVDLYSDIVCSFCGLIGHYRNSCPKTQRGLEKNIEHTRTKWVKKSDLIPSKEPKLCWVPKNSN; encoded by the coding sequence ATGAACACCACTGAGAAACTCGAAGAGGGATACTCAACACAACGACCTCCAATGTTTAGTGGCAAATACTATTCATATTGGAGGAACAAGATGGAGATCTTTATCAAGGCTGAGAACTATCAAGTATGGAGAgtcattgaagttggagacttccaaGTCACTAAGCTAAACACCTCTGGTGAAACCGTTCCTAAACTGATTGCTGAATTTGACAAAGCCGACTACGAAAAACTTGAGCTTAATGCCATGCCTGTCAAAATTCTTCACTGTGGACTAGGTCCAAACGAGCACAATAGAGTAATGGGATGCAAGAATGCGAAGCAAATTTGGGATCTTCTCCAAGTTactcatgaaggaacaaacGAAGTCAAAAGATCAAAGATTGATCTTTTAATGCACCAGTATGAGTTGTTCACCATGAAGCCTTCTGAAACAATTCAAGACATGATCACCCGCTTCACGAACATCATCAATGAATTAAACTCTCTTGGCAAAATCATAACCCCTGAGGAACAAGTTAGAAAGGTTCTAAGAAGTCTTCCACAGGATCCCTGGATGGCCAAGGTAACTGCTCTTCAGGAAACTAAAGAATTCATCAAGTTTAACCTGGAACAACTAGCTGGATCCCTCCTGACTCATGAACTGCAACTAAATGCACGACCTTCAGAGAATAACAAAAATAGAGCCCTCGCtctaaaaactgaaaatgatGAAAACTCTGAAGAGGATGAGGAAACAGCCCTATTTGCTAAGAGATTCAGAAGAATGTTCAGAAACTATAAAGATGGAGATCACAGAGGCAAACCTAACCGGAAATTCTCCAAAACTGATACTGGATGCCATAAGTGTGGAAACTTGGAACATCGCATTAGGGAATGTCCCCTCTGGGATCAAGAAcgaggaaaaggaaaggaaacaacCAAAGATAGATTCAAAGATAACAGGAACTCATTCTCCAAAACTGAGGTGAGAAAGGCCATGATTGCTGCATGGGGAGACACTTCTTCGGATGAGGAACAGGAacaacccaacgaagaaacagctCACCTGTGCCTTGTAGCTGAACATGAAGAAGATGGATCTGACTCAGAATCTGAAAAATTCCAGGCAAGTCTCgctcaaattaaaaataaacttgAATATCTTTCCAAATTAGAATTGTTTGACCTACTTTCCTGTCTCACTAGTGATTATGAGGATCTCCTAAAAGAAAAGTTAGATTCTGATAAAGAACACCAGACTACCATAAAGGAACTTACTAATGAGCTAGAATGGACAAAAAATACTAACATAGATATAGACAATCGTTTCTTTAACCTCTTTGATCAGAACCTCCACATAAAAGAAATCTGTGAAGCCTTGCGAAGTGAAAACACCTGGCTAAAGCAAGAATTGATTGATCTAGAAGTAGCCAAGACTAAAATCCTCTACAAAGGTGAACTAGAAAGAACTCAACTGGAACTAGTCAAGATTCACCAAGAAAAGACCAACCTAGAAGATGAACTAGCTAGAAAGACTAGACACAGAATAGAAGGAACACCTAAATGGATAGAAGAAGCTAGAACCAAACGCACAGAAGGACTAGGTTTCAATTATAAGAAACGTCACCCTAGAAAGACTAGAGTAGATCTCTACAGTGACATAGTATGCTCCTTCTGTGGTCTAATTGGTCATTACAGAAACTCATGTCCCAAAACCCAAAGAGGCTTGGAAAAGAACATAGAACACACCAGGACTAAATGGGTAAAGAAGAGCGATTTGATTCCAAGCAAGGAACCCAAGCTATGCTGGGTTCCTAAAAACTCTAACTAA